From one Streptococcus pneumoniae genomic stretch:
- a CDS encoding 3'-5' exonuclease, whose protein sequence is MNLKNQRVHKGQSLLAHLADYTVVDIETTGVAGRQAKIIEISALRIRNHQIDAEFSMLINPHQRLTPFIKNLTGITDQMLMSAPELPQVLLDFYAFLGEDVIVGHNVHFDVNFLYDNLLVVHGLYLTNDMVDTLRLSRRFLDLSHHRLDDLTAYFQLQGRDKHRALHDCRLTHEVYQNLYKHFSENA, encoded by the coding sequence ATGAACCTCAAAAACCAACGAGTGCACAAAGGACAAAGCCTGCTAGCTCATCTAGCAGACTACACCGTAGTGGATATTGAAACGACAGGTGTGGCAGGCAGACAGGCTAAAATCATTGAAATCTCAGCCCTCAGAATTCGGAACCATCAGATTGACGCCGAGTTTTCCATGCTGATCAATCCTCATCAGCGCTTGACACCTTTTATCAAAAACTTGACAGGCATTACCGATCAGATGCTGATGAGCGCGCCAGAACTTCCTCAGGTTTTGCTAGATTTTTATGCTTTTCTGGGAGAGGATGTGATTGTGGGGCACAATGTCCACTTTGATGTGAATTTTCTCTATGACAATTTGCTAGTGGTGCATGGCCTTTATTTGACCAATGACATGGTTGACACACTTCGGCTGTCTAGGCGTTTTTTGGACTTGTCACATCACCGCTTGGATGATTTGACTGCTTATTTTCAGTTGCAGGGTCGGGATAAACACCGAGCGCTCCATGATTGCCGGTTGACGCATGAAGTCTACCAGAATTTATATAAACATTTTTCAGAAAATGCTTGA
- a CDS encoding PadR family transcriptional regulator: protein MYFPVSSTLIEFLILSIVEKEDSYGYEISQTIKLIANIKESTLYPILKKLEKNDFLTTYSQEYQGRKRKYYSITQGGVEELAVQKLEWEHHTETIAGIIEGRIRK, encoded by the coding sequence ATGTATTTCCCCGTATCATCGACCTTGATTGAATTTCTAATCTTATCCATTGTGGAAAAGGAGGATTCCTATGGCTATGAGATTAGTCAGACCATCAAGCTCATCGCAAATATCAAAGAGTCCACGCTCTATCCGATTTTGAAAAAATTGGAAAAAAACGACTTTTTGACCACTTATTCTCAGGAATACCAAGGGAGAAAACGCAAATACTACTCCATTACCCAAGGAGGCGTTGAAGAACTTGCTGTCCAAAAATTAGAGTGGGAACATCATACGGAAACTATTGCAGGGATTATTGAAGGGAGGATTCGAAAATGA
- a CDS encoding DUF1700 domain-containing protein: protein MTRDEYLTQLKKYLKKLPQKDYEEAIDYFTEYFDEVGPENEERAIEELGTPKEAAHDVLRDLLKEKVNSDEPEQRKHILLIGILALFAAPVAIPVAIGIAASIIGLLLGILAVAFTLCFTICLLSFTTFLIGASLIWESFTVLLATSSNAFALGFGLGLFAIGASLLTFLAAFYIIKGTKWTLLKVIQGISQRRRKVA from the coding sequence ATGACACGCGACGAATATCTAACACAACTCAAAAAATACTTGAAAAAATTACCCCAAAAAGATTATGAAGAAGCGATTGACTACTTCACCGAGTATTTCGACGAGGTCGGTCCAGAAAACGAAGAAAGGGCGATTGAAGAATTGGGTACACCTAAAGAAGCTGCCCATGATGTCCTTCGTGACCTCTTAAAAGAAAAAGTGAATAGCGATGAGCCTGAGCAACGAAAACATATTCTTTTGATTGGGATTTTAGCACTCTTTGCAGCACCTGTGGCAATACCCGTAGCTATCGGTATTGCAGCTAGCATCATCGGCTTACTATTAGGCATTCTTGCGGTTGCCTTTACACTTTGCTTCACCATTTGTTTACTGAGTTTTACGACTTTTTTGATAGGTGCTAGCCTCATTTGGGAGAGCTTTACCGTACTGCTTGCGACATCTAGCAATGCCTTTGCCCTTGGTTTTGGTTTGGGCTTATTTGCCATAGGAGCTTCTCTCTTAACCTTTCTAGCTGCCTTTTACATCATCAAAGGGACAAAATGGACTCTTTTAAAAGTCATTCAAGGAATTAGCCAAAGAAGGAGGAAAGTAGCATGA
- a CDS encoding MerR family transcriptional regulator: MLKISEFARLARTTRRTLIFYDEKGLFRPAKTAENGYRFYEPDQLYQFELISGLRQLGLSLDEIQEILSSTGEQLE, encoded by the coding sequence ATGCTCAAGATTTCGGAATTTGCTAGATTGGCAAGAACGACTCGACGGACCTTGATTTTTTACGATGAAAAGGGCTTGTTTCGTCCTGCTAAGACAGCAGAAAATGGCTATCGGTTTTACGAGCCTGATCAGCTCTACCAGTTTGAGTTGATTTCTGGTCTGCGTCAGTTGGGGCTATCCTTGGATGAGATTCAGGAAATTTTGTCTTCGACTGGTGAGCAGTTGGAGTAA
- a CDS encoding GFA family protein, translating to MKSQSLHFLLSFCRKASATAFSANSVVDLSSFTLLSGQESLVIYESSPGKKRYYCKTCHSQLYHIKDDMPHKLMLKLGTIDGCDQDLSSLARKHIHDEEVLPWLEEI from the coding sequence ATGAAGTCACAGAGCTTACATTTCCTATTGTCTTTTTGCAGAAAAGCTAGTGCAACAGCTTTTTCGGCAAATTCGGTGGTGGACTTGTCTAGCTTTACCTTGCTATCTGGTCAAGAGTCATTAGTGATCTACGAATCATCACCAGGGAAAAAGCGCTATTATTGCAAAACCTGCCATAGCCAACTCTATCATATCAAAGACGATATGCCACATAAGTTGATGTTGAAGTTGGGAACGATAGATGGCTGCGACCAAGATCTCAGTTCGTTAGCGAGAAAACACATTCATGATGAGGAAGTTCTTCCTTGGCTAGAAGAGATATAA
- a CDS encoding DUF4097 family beta strand repeat-containing protein, whose product MKKWKSFVFGAGLASLVLGMALSAIGIRNEGFKDIETAYGKVTFTEDISEKESKTLKKVSVDVDTQHVLIIPSLDNQIHIRYFVADKQKDKIRHTLKDGTLSIHEQNHHDSHLELSSGFAPLVSFIQHNQRNAYNVYIEVPEGLALNEVKATVLQGDIKIGDISSQTVFANSDFGNVNLEQTNFKKGEFKVNQGIIGLNQLALEQVTIKSSGQLNIFKSNLSKTDITGEDGPVFIQQSNLLESKVTNPDDTIAMFKGQLTSSQFKTTTGDINFSHTSFTGNNTATTQDGKTQMRLNQKELNHLHLFAQTKQGELTSDFDGKQSTQTYEHQVEPSGNNITLTSDTGDIEILNNPYG is encoded by the coding sequence ATGAAAAAATGGAAATCATTCGTATTTGGAGCAGGCTTGGCTTCCCTTGTCCTTGGTATGGCGCTAAGCGCCATCGGCATTCGTAACGAGGGCTTTAAAGACATTGAGACAGCCTATGGAAAAGTGACCTTTACCGAGGATATTTCGGAAAAAGAAAGCAAGACACTCAAAAAAGTCAGCGTGGACGTGGATACCCAGCATGTCCTCATCATTCCTTCCCTCGATAATCAAATCCATATCCGCTATTTTGTAGCCGATAAACAAAAAGATAAGATTCGTCATACGTTAAAAGACGGCACACTCTCGATTCATGAGCAGAATCACCATGATTCCCATCTCGAACTCTCAAGTGGCTTTGCGCCTTTGGTCAGCTTTATCCAACATAATCAACGTAATGCCTATAATGTCTACATCGAAGTTCCAGAAGGACTTGCCCTTAATGAGGTGAAAGCCACTGTTCTCCAAGGAGATATCAAAATCGGTGACATTAGTAGCCAGACAGTGTTCGCAAATAGCGATTTTGGCAATGTCAATCTTGAACAGACAAACTTCAAAAAAGGAGAGTTCAAGGTCAATCAGGGGATCATTGGGCTAAATCAATTAGCACTTGAACAGGTCACCATCAAATCCAGTGGTCAGCTAAACATCTTTAAGAGTAACCTCTCAAAGACTGATATTACAGGCGAAGATGGACCTGTCTTTATCCAGCAAAGCAATCTACTTGAGAGCAAAGTCACCAATCCAGATGACACGATAGCCATGTTCAAAGGGCAACTGACAAGCAGTCAATTTAAGACAACAACGGGCGATATCAACTTCTCTCACACAAGTTTCACGGGAAACAATACCGCAACCACTCAAGATGGCAAGACTCAAATGAGACTCAACCAAAAAGAACTCAATCACCTTCACCTCTTTGCTCAGACCAAACAAGGAGAGCTCACCTCTGACTTTGACGGCAAACAATCCACCCAAACCTACGAACACCAGGTAGAACCGTCAGGAAATAACATCACTCTCACCTCTGACACAGGAGACATTGAAATCCTAAATAATCCATATGGATAA
- a CDS encoding S8 family serine peptidase, which yields MKQRFSLRKYKLGLASVLLGIAIFSAGRPVLADELVSATSQTTEEVVSSTTDTAPQPVVESQPEVASTSEVATPAPNLEVPAPAPEATNLVENLAETAQTAEPTATALPLSESSNALINLSPAWKEGYKGEGMVVAVIDSGLDVEHDVLHLSDPLTAKYKDKESFEAVKTAAGISYGNWYNDKVIFGYNYMESNSEIKESEEGSHGMHVAGIAVGNPTKPDSSGEYIYGVAPEAQLMFMRVFSDTIQGTDASLYVRAIEDAVKLGADSINLSLGGANGSLINVGSALDEAIDRAKKAGVSVVIAAGNDGAFGSGHAAPLAENPDYGLVGSPSTAAGAISVASYNNSTITTEIMNVVSSDSNQPLYNGKVPVIVSDSVIPFEAGESYDYVFAGLGKEEDFENIDVTGKLALIKRGEITFVEKISNAVAKGAVGAIIFNNQEGANISMSLDELTKVVPSAFIPLSFGEELVKGNYQVQFNKQNGMIPNPEAKQLSDFSSWGLTVDGELKPDVAAPGGAIYSSINNGKYESKNGTSMASPHVAGVAVLVKQYLNQKYPSKTPEEIESLVKNLIMSTAKPHFNEETLAYTSPRQQGAGLVDTHGAVSTDLYVTGTNNYASLSLGNVDSNFTLSLLLHNISDTDKTLTYVTEVNTDTVEDGHITLKPRLLEQLKGETVTVKANSSLAITVKVDASKFHDELIEQMPNGYYLEGFVRFLDADQKEVVSIPYVGFNGEWQNLAVLESSIYELLKDNKDGFYFARVDDHTAASDSDATALVTASSEYVVSLKKRENRGVVILGSQVDADGDSVIQVDETGNVLLAFSPNNDKNQDIIGLKGVFLRNYRNLVASVYKADDQAMEHPIWQSEAAEGDKNFFSGDPKKPKSSVIDESIWDGTDKDGNDVADGTYKYVVRYTPLVPGAKEQTITFDVILDRKYPIITTGIYDEGTRHFTPRAVIEEGGSGIKLEQVFYLHADDKGLTYTTQDSSNYDNKVLIERNADGSYTLPENVDLQEIYYAVEDHAGNGQVLPLSEIILTDNHSGRVQIGIRDEQNNALNTLYTYIIHDHKGQVVNPLLTPSGLVILPFGDYNVELVAYDRDNLKPVSAKVLPLQVSEDKSYTTLHFLMKSLTWAPVDIQFNQAAQSVEVTLLDAEGRTFVLPLEKYLANTYGKDVPTGNYQLQVTLPEGLELLEDIQELIVSPAVTNHQALTIIDKRNLLALIEQLKAISEEARYFNAQEATLTAFTESLQAAKEIASQKQTQETLDKVTAQLEAALKALDGKETDFSKLLEALKQYSPVVASATYFNADSDKKLIYDTTYRVAQLLVDKAGMTQKDVDAGLQQLLDAQAALNGQPTNLSRLKELVSQDQTLRTTAASYVFATEPQKALYEASIDAAKAILTDPAATQEQVNQAIATLEKAIKDLDGRPAYTANLESLVADQVEFQQTSAKYRFATETAQAEYATALTAAKAVLTNPLASQAEVDQALAILKQAMENLDGLEPNKASLETLVQAQATFQQTSAKYRFATETAQAEYATTLAAAKAVLTNPLASQAEIDQALATLKQAMENLDGLEPNKTSLDKLVQAQATFQETSAKYRFATETAQAEYATAIAAAKAVLTNPLASQAEVDQVLATLKQAMENLDGVEPNKTSLEELVQAQATFQGTSAKYRFATETAQAEYATTLAAAKAVLTNPLASQAEIDQALATLKQAMENLDGVEPNKTSLDKLVQVQATFQETSAKYHYATKTTQGSYATALVLAQTALSNPLASQAEIDAAKETLEKAMAELDGVEPQKQPTLIAQPAKKQETPTRKPVSLPAPSLLATTTTTSKKVETTTLPVATTKATLPKTGSTTLDTNLVAAGFILLGLGFMVQKRKEQQ from the coding sequence ATGAAACAACGTTTTTCTTTACGTAAGTATAAGCTAGGCTTAGCCTCTGTTTTACTTGGAATTGCGATCTTTTCAGCAGGACGCCCTGTCCTAGCCGATGAGCTAGTCAGTGCTACTTCGCAAACAACCGAAGAAGTAGTTTCAAGCACAACAGACACTGCACCACAACCAGTCGTAGAGAGCCAGCCTGAAGTGGCTTCTACATCTGAGGTAGCAACTCCAGCTCCTAATCTGGAAGTGCCTGCTCCAGCTCCAGAAGCTACCAATCTGGTGGAAAATCTAGCTGAGACAGCGCAAACAGCAGAACCTACTGCTACGGCTCTACCTCTCAGTGAGAGCAGCAATGCCTTAATCAACCTTTCTCCTGCTTGGAAAGAAGGCTATAAAGGAGAGGGCATGGTAGTTGCCGTCATCGACTCTGGTCTTGATGTCGAACACGACGTTCTCCATCTCTCAGACCCTCTAACTGCCAAGTATAAAGACAAAGAATCCTTTGAAGCGGTGAAAACAGCCGCAGGAATCTCCTATGGAAATTGGTATAACGACAAGGTCATCTTTGGCTATAACTACATGGAAAGCAATTCTGAAATCAAGGAATCAGAAGAGGGATCGCATGGCATGCACGTTGCTGGTATCGCTGTGGGAAATCCAACCAAACCAGATAGCAGTGGCGAGTACATCTACGGTGTCGCTCCAGAAGCACAGCTGATGTTTATGCGGGTATTCTCAGATACCATCCAGGGTACAGATGCTTCCCTGTATGTCCGTGCGATTGAGGATGCTGTTAAGTTAGGCGCTGATAGTATCAACCTCAGTCTCGGAGGCGCAAATGGTTCTCTCATCAATGTCGGCTCTGCTCTTGATGAAGCGATTGACCGCGCGAAAAAAGCGGGAGTTAGCGTTGTAATCGCTGCTGGAAATGACGGAGCTTTTGGCTCAGGGCATGCCGCTCCTTTAGCTGAAAATCCTGACTACGGCCTGGTCGGAAGTCCTTCTACCGCTGCTGGTGCTATTTCTGTGGCGTCTTACAATAACTCCACCATTACAACAGAAATCATGAATGTGGTAAGCTCTGATAGCAACCAGCCTCTTTATAACGGCAAGGTGCCAGTCATCGTTTCTGACAGCGTCATCCCCTTTGAAGCTGGAGAGTCCTACGACTATGTCTTTGCAGGACTTGGAAAAGAAGAAGATTTTGAAAATATCGATGTCACAGGAAAACTTGCCCTCATCAAGCGTGGCGAAATTACCTTCGTTGAAAAGATTAGCAATGCTGTCGCAAAGGGAGCCGTTGGTGCCATTATCTTTAACAACCAAGAAGGTGCCAACATCAGCATGAGTCTTGATGAATTGACAAAAGTGGTCCCAAGTGCCTTTATCCCGCTCAGTTTCGGGGAAGAATTAGTAAAAGGCAACTACCAAGTGCAATTCAACAAGCAAAATGGTATGATTCCAAATCCAGAAGCCAAGCAATTATCTGACTTCTCTAGCTGGGGATTAACCGTTGATGGCGAATTAAAACCGGATGTAGCAGCACCAGGTGGTGCGATTTACTCCTCTATCAACAATGGAAAATACGAATCTAAAAACGGAACCAGTATGGCTTCACCACATGTCGCTGGAGTTGCTGTCCTTGTCAAACAATACCTCAATCAAAAATACCCAAGTAAAACACCAGAAGAAATCGAATCTTTGGTGAAAAACTTGATTATGAGTACGGCAAAACCTCATTTTAATGAGGAAACGCTAGCCTATACTTCTCCACGTCAACAAGGGGCAGGGCTTGTTGACACACATGGAGCTGTTTCAACAGACCTCTATGTGACTGGTACAAATAACTACGCTAGTCTCAGCCTCGGCAATGTCGATTCGAACTTCACCCTATCACTCTTACTCCACAACATCAGTGATACAGATAAGACCCTCACTTATGTGACGGAAGTCAACACAGATACTGTTGAAGATGGTCACATTACCTTGAAACCTCGCTTACTGGAGCAGTTAAAGGGCGAAACCGTTACTGTCAAAGCCAATAGTAGCCTTGCAATTACCGTTAAGGTCGATGCTAGTAAATTCCACGATGAACTCATCGAGCAAATGCCAAATGGGTACTACTTAGAAGGCTTTGTGCGTTTCCTTGATGCTGACCAAAAAGAAGTTGTCAGCATCCCTTATGTCGGCTTCAACGGCGAATGGCAGAATCTCGCTGTTCTTGAAAGCTCTATCTATGAATTACTCAAAGATAATAAGGATGGTTTTTATTTTGCGCGTGTGGATGATCACACAGCCGCAAGCGATAGCGATGCAACTGCCTTGGTGACAGCTAGCTCTGAATACGTCGTTTCCCTCAAGAAAAGAGAAAACCGTGGGGTAGTCATTTTGGGTAGCCAAGTAGACGCTGACGGTGACTCTGTCATTCAAGTGGATGAAACAGGAAATGTTCTCCTTGCATTCTCGCCAAACAATGATAAAAACCAAGACATTATCGGTCTAAAAGGGGTATTTCTCAGAAACTACCGCAATCTTGTGGCTAGTGTTTATAAAGCAGATGACCAAGCAATGGAACATCCGATTTGGCAAAGTGAGGCTGCTGAGGGGGATAAAAACTTCTTCTCAGGAGATCCGAAAAAACCAAAATCAAGCGTTATTGATGAGAGCATCTGGGATGGTACAGATAAAGATGGAAATGATGTAGCTGATGGCACTTACAAATACGTTGTTCGCTACACCCCTCTTGTTCCTGGAGCAAAAGAGCAAACCATCACATTTGATGTCATTCTTGATCGCAAGTATCCAATCATTACAACAGGCATCTATGATGAGGGAACTCGTCACTTCACCCCTCGAGCTGTCATTGAAGAAGGTGGCTCAGGTATCAAACTTGAGCAAGTCTTCTATCTCCATGCAGATGACAAAGGCTTGACCTATACCACTCAAGACTCTTCAAACTATGATAATAAAGTGTTGATTGAGCGCAACGCAGACGGTAGCTACACACTGCCAGAAAATGTAGATCTACAAGAAATCTACTATGCAGTCGAAGACCATGCTGGAAACGGACAAGTCCTGCCTCTTTCTGAAATCATCTTGACGGACAATCACTCTGGACGCGTACAAATCGGTATCAGGGATGAGCAAAACAACGCACTAAATACACTTTATACCTATATCATCCATGATCATAAGGGACAGGTCGTAAATCCTCTCCTCACCCCATCTGGTCTTGTTATCTTACCTTTTGGAGACTACAATGTTGAATTGGTAGCCTATGATCGGGATAATCTGAAACCTGTCAGCGCAAAAGTCTTGCCACTACAAGTCTCAGAAGATAAAAGCTACACAACTCTTCATTTCCTCATGAAATCCCTCACTTGGGCTCCTGTGGATATCCAGTTTAATCAAGCGGCACAATCTGTGGAAGTCACTCTGTTAGACGCTGAAGGACGTACATTTGTACTGCCACTTGAAAAATACTTGGCAAATACCTACGGAAAAGATGTACCAACTGGTAATTACCAACTACAAGTTACCTTGCCAGAAGGGCTTGAGCTCCTCGAAGACATTCAGGAATTGATCGTGTCTCCAGCTGTGACAAACCACCAAGCACTAACCATTATTGACAAACGTAATCTCCTAGCCTTGATTGAGCAGTTAAAAGCGATTTCTGAAGAAGCTCGTTACTTCAACGCTCAAGAGGCAACCCTGACTGCCTTTACAGAAAGCCTTCAAGCAGCAAAAGAAATTGCTAGTCAAAAACAAACTCAAGAAACGTTAGATAAGGTAACAGCTCAACTAGAAGCTGCGCTTAAGGCTTTGGACGGAAAAGAGACAGACTTCAGCAAACTCCTTGAAGCCTTGAAACAGTACAGCCCAGTTGTGGCTTCTGCGACCTATTTCAATGCAGATAGTGATAAAAAGCTAATCTATGACACCACCTACCGTGTGGCTCAGCTTTTGGTCGATAAAGCAGGTATGACGCAAAAAGACGTGGATGCTGGTCTTCAACAACTTCTTGACGCCCAAGCTGCCTTGAACGGTCAACCAACCAACCTTAGCCGTCTTAAGGAATTGGTGAGCCAAGATCAGACATTACGAACAACGGCTGCTAGCTATGTATTTGCCACAGAGCCTCAAAAAGCCTTGTATGAAGCAAGTATTGATGCTGCTAAAGCAATCTTAACAGACCCTGCTGCTACTCAAGAGCAAGTCAACCAAGCCATCGCAACTCTTGAAAAAGCAATCAAAGATCTTGATGGTCGTCCTGCTTATACAGCAAACCTTGAAAGTCTAGTAGCTGATCAAGTAGAATTCCAACAAACAAGTGCTAAGTACCGCTTTGCGACAGAGACAGCCCAAGCAGAATACGCAACAGCTCTTACCGCTGCTAAAGCTGTGCTTACAAATCCACTGGCGAGTCAAGCAGAAGTCGATCAAGCTCTTGCCATCCTCAAACAAGCCATGGAAAACCTTGACGGACTTGAGCCTAATAAAGCTAGCTTGGAAACATTAGTTCAAGCACAAGCAACGTTCCAACAAACAAGTGCTAAGTACCGCTTTGCGACAGAGACAGCTCAAGCAGAATACGCAACAACTCTTGCCGCTGCTAAAGCTGTGCTTACAAATCCACTGGCGAGCCAAGCGGAAATTGATCAAGCTCTAGCAACCCTCAAACAAGCCATGGAAAACCTTGACGGACTTGAGCCTAATAAGACAAGTTTAGATAAATTAGTTCAAGCACAAGCAACGTTCCAAGAAACAAGTGCTAAGTACCGCTTTGCGACAGAGACAGCTCAAGCAGAATACGCAACAGCTATTGCCGCTGCTAAAGCTGTGCTTACAAATCCACTGGCGAGCCAAGCAGAAGTTGATCAAGTTCTAGCAACCCTCAAACAAGCCATGGAAAACCTTGACGGGGTTGAACCTAACAAGACAAGCTTGGAGGAGTTAGTTCAAGCACAAGCAACGTTCCAAGGAACGAGCGCTAAGTACCGCTTTGCGACAGAGACAGCTCAAGCAGAATACGCAACAACTCTTGCCGCTGCTAAAGCTGTGCTTACAAATCCACTGGCGAGCCAAGCGGAAATTGATCAAGCTCTAGCAACCCTCAAACAAGCCATGGAAAACCTTGACGGAGTTGAGCCTAATAAGACAAGTTTAGATAAATTAGTTCAAGTACAAGCGACATTCCAAGAAACAAGTGCTAAGTACCACTATGCAACTAAAACCACTCAAGGAAGCTATGCGACTGCTCTTGTCCTTGCACAAACTGCCTTGAGCAATCCACTTGCAAGCCAAGCAGAGATTGACGCTGCAAAAGAGACTCTTGAAAAAGCGATGGCAGAGCTCGATGGTGTTGAACCTCAAAAACAACCAACACTGATTGCACAACCAGCTAAAAAACAAGAAACACCTACAAGAAAACCTGTCAGCCTCCCTGCTCCATCTCTTCTTGCTACGACAACTACTACCAGTAAGAAAGTAGAAACAACTACTCTACCAGTTGCCACAACAAAAGCAACCTTACCAAAAACAGGTAGCACAACGCTTGACACCAACCTTGTAGCCGCAGGATTTATCCTCCTAGGACTTGGTTTTATGGTTCAAAAACGCAAAGAACAACAATAA
- a CDS encoding formate/nitrite transporter family protein: MAGQDLSLMKTIDKSILKKADLFQHNFWAYALRSIFASVYLALGIAISLYTADKLEHVVAGLGKFSYGIMFGWGLLMILYMNAELGTSNMMYMTVAISRKTIPKKTALKILATCIFFNFVGAILVTFLLSQTAPFALGHIAPDSYLIQGTVAKIAKSPLTQFIEGIFANAVVNIAVFVFLKMKDDAGKAIAVVFIIFIFAFMGFEHVIANFSTFSLAFFSNGGPVEGMTVLSVLSNFLFSGLGNFVGGGLVIGFLYNWLNHQSTIYVD, encoded by the coding sequence ATGGCAGGACAAGATTTGTCTCTCATGAAGACGATTGATAAGAGTATTCTCAAAAAAGCAGATTTATTTCAACATAATTTTTGGGCTTATGCCCTCAGATCCATCTTTGCCAGCGTCTATTTGGCGCTAGGAATTGCGATTTCCCTCTATACAGCCGATAAGCTAGAGCATGTCGTGGCTGGGCTTGGCAAATTTAGCTATGGCATCATGTTTGGCTGGGGATTGCTCATGATCCTCTACATGAATGCAGAGCTTGGCACTTCTAATATGATGTATATGACAGTCGCCATCTCTCGCAAAACAATTCCTAAAAAGACCGCTCTGAAAATCCTTGCGACTTGTATCTTCTTTAACTTCGTCGGAGCGATCTTAGTGACTTTTTTACTATCACAGACTGCTCCTTTTGCACTGGGACATATCGCTCCTGATAGCTATCTGATCCAGGGAACGGTCGCTAAGATTGCTAAAAGTCCACTGACTCAGTTTATCGAAGGGATTTTTGCCAATGCCGTGGTCAACATCGCCGTCTTTGTCTTTTTGAAAATGAAAGACGACGCAGGAAAAGCAATCGCCGTGGTCTTTATCATCTTTATCTTTGCCTTCATGGGATTTGAACACGTCATTGCCAATTTCTCTACATTCTCCCTTGCCTTCTTTTCAAATGGCGGACCAGTAGAGGGGATGACAGTCTTATCTGTCCTTAGCAATTTTCTCTTCTCAGGTCTTGGCAATTTTGTCGGTGGTGGTCTTGTTATCGGCTTTCTATACAACTGGCTCAACCACCAATCCACTATCTATGTCGATTAA
- a CDS encoding DNA-3-methyladenine glycosylase — MLTKEFQTMMKLDTVATAKSLLGMDLYLDGKLLGRIVEVEAYLGSHDSACHSSGGRRTKKNASMYLAAGHWYVYQMYGYALLNFVTKPENEAEAILIRALEMPDGQVLGNGPGKLTRQTGISMAFDGDYMPDSRLQLRVGAVPQKIAQRPRIGITCQDEWRTAPLCFYVEGNRHVSKIGKKGLREDQETWI, encoded by the coding sequence ATGTTGACAAAAGAATTTCAAACGATGATGAAGCTAGATACCGTGGCAACGGCTAAGAGCTTACTAGGCATGGACTTGTACTTAGATGGAAAATTACTGGGACGGATTGTCGAGGTGGAAGCCTATCTCGGAAGTCACGATAGTGCTTGCCATAGCTCAGGTGGTCGACGGACAAAGAAAAATGCCTCCATGTATCTCGCCGCAGGGCATTGGTATGTCTATCAGATGTACGGCTATGCCTTGCTTAATTTTGTGACCAAGCCCGAAAATGAAGCAGAAGCGATTCTCATTCGTGCTTTGGAAATGCCAGACGGACAAGTCCTTGGCAATGGTCCCGGGAAATTAACACGGCAGACAGGGATTTCAATGGCATTTGATGGCGACTACATGCCAGATTCAAGGCTCCAGTTGAGAGTAGGAGCCGTTCCTCAAAAAATAGCCCAACGTCCTCGTATCGGGATCACCTGCCAAGACGAATGGAGAACAGCGCCGCTTTGCTTTTACGTTGAAGGAAATCGACATGTGTCAAAGATTGGAAAGAAAGGCTTGCGTGAGGATCAAGAAACGTGGATCTAG